In Planifilum fulgidum, the sequence TAAATAAATCGTTCAAATTATTATTAGCTATATTTTGTGCTTTTGTCCATATTACAGCAACTTTATCTGATTCTTGCTCTGAAATCCCCCCTCGAATTGAATCGCTAAAGGCATCGAAATTAGGGGAATCTTTTTTTGCTAATGGAGGATCAGTTGGCAAAACATCTATACATATATTGTAAAAAGTTTTAGAGTCATAGATATTCTCTCCATTTAGCTGATAAATATAATAATCGTTTTGAACTAGTGCCCCTTCAGGCAACCTTGATCTTGTTTTGTTCTTTTAAGATGGCTTCGTGATGTTTGTTTTTGTTGCGCCAACGGATGTATGCTTGGA encodes:
- a CDS encoding barstar family protein, which gives rise to MPEGALVQNDYYIYQLNGENIYDSKTFYNICIDVLPTDPPLAKKDSPNFDAFSDSIRGGISEQESDKVAVIWTKAQNIANNNLNDLFRIIQIFYDISTSLNEDYFDITIDLLIFLVDNGQNFPVFDGE